The Ignavibacteria bacterium genomic sequence CAGGAATCTTGACGTTGCCCCTGGCGCCAACGCCTCTTATATAAATATCTTCATCCTTAATTATTGAGCCTTCGGTTGCGTAGCCGTATTCTTTTTTCAGTTTTTCGGCATCTTCTGTCACAATACCCAGGGCTTCCCTTATATCGTTAGTAACCTGGTTTCCAGCAACACCGATGACTTTTGTGTGTTTTATGGTTTTCTTGTGGAAAACTGCAATGTCCGTTGTTCCGCCGCCGATATCGATAAGCACGACACCCAGGTCCTTTTCATTTTCCTCAAGCACAGATGAGCTGGATGCAATCGGCTGCAATATATAGTCCTGAACCGTATAGCCAGCACGTTCAACAGAGCGCTTAATGTTCTGGATTGCAGGAATTGAAGCCAGGACTATATGGTTGACTGCCTCAAGGCGCGATCCGCACATTCCTATAGGGTTTTCAATGCCGCCCTGGTGGTCGATTGAGAATTCTTCCGGAATTATGTGGAGAATCTGCCTGTCCGAAGGAATTCTGATTGTCCTGACGTCAGCATCAAGCCTGTTGAGGTCCTCCTGTGTTATTTCCCTTTCAGGGCTGTTAATAGTCACATAATTTCTATGGCGGAGGCTCGTAATATGTTCGCCGGCAACACCAACGTTGAGGATTCTAAGGTCAATACCCGCCCTGTTGCTGGCAACTTCCATGGCTGCTTTAATTGCGTCGGCAGTCTTGGCTATATTGGCAACCAGCCCCCTGTTCAGGCCCTCAGAAGGAGCAACGCCGAAGCCCAGAATATCGATGGTGTTTTCCGACTTCTCGGCGATTATGGCGCCAACTTTTGTTGTCCCCAAATCAAGACCGGCTATAATATTTTTCCTCATCCTTTGTCACCTTTTACTTCGGTATCTAAGTTTGTCGTACCTAAATAAATTAATTTATCAAACCTTAAATCCACATAGTTGATAAAGCTATCAACCGGTTGATCAACTCTATTGAGTTTGTTCCATATTTTGCTAAAGTAAACCATCTTGGAAGCTTCGTTTCCGCGTCCTAGAATCACCTGAAAATCGCGTCCCCTCATCCTGAGGACAATCTCTTTGCCCTTTCTTAAGTCTACCTCAGAGATATTCTGATAAAGGTCGCCCTGAAGCAGTCTTGCAGCCTCAATAATTCTGAAGGCTGCCCTGGTATCGTTATTTTTCAGTTCTGTAAGTGGCCTCAGCTTTCCATCCGGGAGAGCATTTTCGATAACCGGAAGATCTATATTCTTTGTATAAGGGAAAACTGGTATCAAAATAAAATCGTTTGTCAAAAGAAACTGTCCGGTGTCGCTCAGTAAAATAGCCTCAAATTTTCTTTCCGTCAGACTGACAACTACTGTATTAGCATCCTTAAATTTCACTTCCGCATTAGAAACATAGGGATGCTTCTGTAATCTTGATTTTATAATTGGTAAAGATAAGAATTTGTAATCAGAAATTTTATTTAACCTTGCAAAATTAAAATATTCTTGCTTAGATAAAAAGCGATTTCCAATAATTTCTATCTTTTCTACATTATTTTTTATTTCTTTTTCAGAAGTAACCGATAAATAGACCGTCCCAAGGATTAATGCAGCAAAAACGAGCATACCTGTAAGCTTACTTTTTGCTTTCATTACTCTCAGGGCTTTTGTTACCGTTCAGCAATTGAATGAACTTCTCGCCATATTTCCAGATGTCGCCGGCGCCCATTGTGACAATTATGTCGCCGTCTTTCTTAAGGTTCATGAGGACTTCTGGTATCTTCTCCTTATCCTGGACGTAGAGAACGTTCTTGTGCCCGAACTTCTTTGCCGCCTGTGCAATTATTTCACCCGTAATGCCTTCAATCGGTTTTTCTCTTGCAGGATATACGTCCGTGCATATGAAAATATCCGAGTTTAAGAACGATCTTCCGAATTCAGAGGCAAAGTCCCTTGTTCTGGTAAAAAGGTGCGGCTGAAATACTGCAACAAGCCTTCTGTCCCAGCCAGAGCGCACGCCAGACAAAGTAGCATTTACTTCTGTCGGGTGGTGTGCATAGTCGTCGATAACAAGGAGGTCCTCGTTATATTTTGTTTCAAATCTTCTGTAGACGCCGCTAAAGGATTCGAGTGACTTCTGTATAGTCTTAAAATCAATTCCGAGTTCAGTAGCAATTGTAACTGCAACCAGCGAGTTCTTGATGTTGTGAACGCCGGGGATATTGAGCCTGATTTCGCCCAGCATTTTACCCTTATACTTTACATTATATGTGCTGGAGTATTCATTGTGCTTAATATCGATTGCACGTATGTCTGCCTGCGAAGTAAGGCCGTACGTAAAGACCTTCTTGTTTATCATAGGCAGAATGTCCTGCAGTGCGGGTTCGTCCATGCAAAGGACAACAAATCCGTAGAACGGGACCTTGTTTGCGAACTCAACAAATGCACTCTTAATGTCGTCGAGGTCCTTATACGTATCCAGGTGTTCTTTTTCGAGCGTTGTAAGGGCTGCAATGGTCGGAGTCAGCTTAAGGAATGTCCTGTCGAACTCATCAGCCTCAACAACGATGTATTCACCTTTACCGAGCCTGGCGTTTGTTCCGCCAAGGCTGCTTAATTTGCCGCCTACGATAATAGTAGGATCAATTCCTCCTTCGGTTAAAACCAGTCCAACCATTGAGGTCGTGGTGGTTTTACCGTGGGTGCCGGCTATTCCGATGCCGTACTGCATTCTCATGCATTCAGCAAGCATTTCAGAGCGCTTGATGATGGGGATTTTTCTTTCAATGGCTGAAGCAACCTCAGGGTTATCAATGCTGACAGCAGATGAGTAAACAAGAACGTCAACATCTTTGAGGTTATCTGCCGAGTGCCCTTCATAAATTTCAACGCCCAGGCTTCTTAATCTTTCAGTAATATCGGTCAGAGCCCTGTCACTTCCCGAGATCTGAAAACCACGGTTTAAGAGGATTTCAGCAATTCCGCTCATGCCGATTCCGCCGATGCCTACAAAATGCACTTTCTTTATATTCTTAAACATTACTTTTACTTCCGAATTTGTTTCTTAACTCTTTTATGGCTTCTATCAATTCCATTCTGTTCTCATAATCATATGGGATAATAATTATTGGGAGCCTTCTGTTTCTTACTTTAATTCTAATGATTCTGAAAGACCTGACCCTGGAACGCCTTCTTTCCTTTCTCTGCCTGATGCTCACTATGTCGGAATACTTTACTACTCTTGTCCTGCTTCCCTTCTTTATGACGAGTTCATCGGCCCTGAATTCAATGTGCTTGTTCAGGTACAGGTTATAAAGCAGGCTTATGAGCGCAATGAGTACAATCAGTATGAAAAAGTATATTACCGGGTCTTTGAGGATCATCTTAAATGAGTCCTCAAGGAACATCCCCTTTATGAATACATAAAGCAGGAAAGCAATAAAATAAATAATTGTTGACTGATAGTAAAATGAAAGATTGTATTTAAAGATCTTTCTTTTCCCAGCAGTTGTTGCAGTTGTCATAAAGACTCCGCCAGCTTAATTGCATTTTGAGCCACTATTAGAGCAGCATCAGGTTTAGCAAACATTTTTATATTAGCTGAAAGTTGTCCGAGCCTCAAATCATCAAAAATCACGTCCAGCACTTTTCCAGCAAGCTCTTCAGAGGCCTTATTGTCGGCCTGCAGGATTGCAGCATCCCTGTCCGAAAGGCTCTTTGCATTCAGGTACTGATGGTTTGCCGCCACGTTCGGCGACGGGACAAATATTGTCGGTATACCAAGCATCGTAATCTCTGCAATTGTCGTTGCGCCGGCTCTTGAAATCAGAAGGTCGCAGGCTGAAAACGCGGCACCCATATCCTCAATAAAAGGGTTGATCCAGACCGTTGGGGGCTGAAGATGCTTATAGGTTTCATAATAATTCTTACCAGTCTGCCAGATTACCTGTATACCCTTCTCCGCGAGCTGAGGAATTGCCTTTGCAACCGCCTCATTAACCGACCTTGCCCCCAGGCTGCCGCCAAGAACGAGCAGCGTTTTCTTCCCTTCAAGGAGGTTGAACTTCCCGAGGGCCAGGGACTTTTCTTCAAGCCTCAGGCTTGAGCGAACAGGGTTACCCGTGACATAAAGTTTTGATGGATCCTTTAAGTATTTTTTGGAATCCTCAAAGCTTAAGTGTATTTCAGTGGCCTTCTTCTCCAGGAGCCTTGTAGTTATGCCAGGGTAGCTGTTCTGTTCGAGCAGAATTACCTTTGCACCCATTACACTGGCTCCCCAGACTGCGGGGCCAGAAACGTAACCACCGGAGCCAATGGCAACCCGGGGCTTAAAACCTACATTTATCCAGAGCGACTGCAGCATTGAGACCACAAACTTCAGCGGGAAAAGGACATTCTGGAGGTCAAACCTGCGGGCAAAGCCCTTGATCCAGATCGTCTTAAAGTTGTAGCCCAGTTTTGGCACAACCACAGCTTCAATTTTGGCCTTAGTTCCAACAAAAAGGAACTCTGCCTCGGGCTTAAGCATTTTAATCTTTTCAGCAACAGCAATAGCCGGGAAAAGATGTCCGCCCGTACCTCCACCGGCAAATAAAAACCTGTATTTTGTTTCTGTTTTTTTCATTTACTTACTGCTGCTTTAGCTGTTTTTGCTTTGTGTGACCTTACTGCTATGTTAACTATAACGCCTGCAGCCCCGCACATGAATATGATTGAAGTTCCGCCATAGCTTATAAAAGGAAGCGGAATTCCCGTTGTGGGGAAAATTCCTGTTACCACTGCAGCATTAATAAAAGCACTAATTATAATTGTAAAACTTATTCCAAAAGCCAGGAGCTGACCGAACTTGTCCTTTGCATTCTTGGCTATTATGATGCCGGCAAAGAAAATAACCAGGTAAACCAGAAGTATAAATACAACTCCTATAAAGCCTAACTCCTCGCCAAGGATCGAGAAAATAAAATCTCCGTATGCCTCGGGCAAAAACAGGTCGCTTTGGCGGCTTTGCCCCAAGCCCAGGCCCAAAAGGCCGCCGCTGCCGAGGGCAATTTTACCCTGTGCCACCTGAATGTTAATTTCACTTCCGCTTCCCATACTGCTTACAAAGGTCAGTATTCTCTGCCTGGAGTGATGAAACATCATCATAAAGCATCCGGCAGCAATTCCGGCAAGGCCAACAGTCGATATAATGTGTGAAATCTTTGCCCCGCCTACAAAAAGAAGCGTAAAGGCAATTGTTGCCACAACAAGGCTCGTACTGACGTTAGGCTGGACGAATATGAGTCCTGCTATTATTATGATCCAAACGAGAGGATACTTAAAGCCGTTCTTGTAATCCTTTAGTTCATCACCCTTAGCCTCGATCAGGTAAGCCAGGTGGACAATGAGCATAAACTTGGCTATTTCAGAAGGCTGAAAGGAAAACAGCCCCAGGTTAATCCATCTGCCTGCTCCCTTGACGTTCGGGGCGATAAAAAGTGTCAGCAGAAGCAGACCCGCAGCCCCAATAATAATTTTCTTGCTGTACTCCTTATAAAGCTCATAAGGAATAACCGAGAAGGCAACAAGAGCGAAAATTGCAATAACCACCCTGATAATATGAGCAGAAAACAGCCTGTAAAGGTTGTCATGGAACCTTAATGCACTGTAAGCGCTGCTGGCACTCAAGACCAGGGCTGAACCTACAATGATTAAGGCCAGTATCGAGATATAGAATATTCTGCTTAAATATTTCAGATTCATAGTTTATTTACTGCTTCTTTAAATACCCGGCCTCTGTGTTCATAATCATTAAACATATCAAAGCTTGCGCAGGCAGGCGAAAGGAGCACCACGTCGTTTTCCCTGGCCTCACTGCTTGCCGTTGAGACGCACTCTTCTAAAGACTTCTTGACTTCCACTTTCACAAGGCTGTGGAAGAAATTAAACACCTTATCGGCCGATGAGCCGATGGCGTAGATCTTTTTAACTTTTTTTACCACGAGGTCTTTTATCTGGTTATAGTCATTTCCCTTATCCTTTCCGCCCAGGATAAGGAAAATCGGCTCTTCAAAGCTTCTTAAAGCATACCAGACCGAGTCCACGTTGGTAGCCTTGGAATCGTTTATATATTTCACGCCGTCCAGCTCGCGGACAAATTCCAGGCGGTGTTCAACGCCCGGGAAATTTCCGAGTGCGGACTTTATTTTATCGTTATCGAGGTTAAATATCTTTGCAATAATAATCACAGCCATCGCATTGGCGTAATTATGTTCTCCGACCAGGCTGAATTCCTCAACCTTGCAGCTGAACTCAACGTTTCCATTGCGCCTGAAGACCATTTTGCTGTCCTCAAGCGTGGCACCGTTGGATATTTCTTTCTTCAGGGAGAAATAGAACCTGTTGACCTTAGTGTTGCTGATGTCTTCAGGCGTCCTTTCATCATCTGCATTCAATATAAGGAAGTCACCATCGTCCTGATTCTTAAATACGTTCAATTTCGAATTTATATAGTTCTGGAGGTTATGGTCATAACGGTCCAGATGGTCCGGCGTAATATTCAGTATAGTTGAAACATAAGGCTTAAAAGTGTCTACGTGATCCAGCTGAAAGCTTGAGGTTTCGAGAGCCACGCATTCATCTTCCTTAACGTTCAGGACCACCTCAGAAAATGCAATACCAATATTACCTGCCAAATGTGTCTTAAGTCCGCATTCATTCAGGACGTGTGCGCAAAGGCTTGTTGTAGTGGTTTTGCCGTTTGTTCCTGTAATTGAAATTATCTTTCCCTTGCAGAAATTGGAGGCAAATTCAACTTCGCTGATTACTTTAATCCCCTTTTGCCTTGCCGCCTGGAGGATCTCGGAATTTGAAGGCACACCGGGAGAAGTAATCATAAATTCGCAGTCAAATACCCTTTCGGTATGCCCGCCGAATTCATAAGGAATATTTTCGCTGTCAAGGATCTCGAGATTCTTCTGGATTTTCTCCTTTGGAGCAGAGTCGCTTACAAATGCAAGGCCGCCAAGAGTCTTAATGAGCCTGGCAGCACCAAGTCCGCTTCTTACAGCGCCTATAATGCTTATTTTCTTTCCCGTTACGTTAATCATCTTATCTTGAAAGTTGTTAAACTGAAAATTGTTAAAATAATTGTCAGAATATAGAATCTTACCACAATTTTGGGTTCCGGCCATCCTTCCATCTCAAAATGGTGATGGACGGGAGCCATCTTGAAAATTCTTCTTCCCTCGCCGTAGCGCTTCTTTGTATACTTGAAGTAGACTCTCTGAATAATAACTGAAACCGTTTCAAGAAAGAACACTCCGCCAAGAATAGGAATCAGGAGCTCTTTTTTTATCAGTATCATTATGATGCCGAAGGCGCCTCCTAAGGCAAGTGAGCCGGTATCGCCCATAAAGATCTGAGCCGGATAAAAGTTAAACCACAGAAACCCGAGTGAGGCGCCGAGCACTGCAGCTACAAAGACAATCAGTTCACCGGAGCCCGGCAGATAAAGTATGTTCAGGTAGTCTGCGTAAATTATATTTCCTGAAACGTAGCTTAAAATTGCAAGAGCAATCATTACGATCATTATGTTGCCTATAGCAAGGCCGTCAAGACCATCGGTGAGGTTGACGGCATTGGAAGTAGCAGCGATGATAAAAACTACAACAGGTATATAGAAATACGAAAAATCAAAGTTTGTGTCCTTAAAAAAGGGCAGGGTTGTTATAGAGTTAACATCCCTGAATTCGGGCAGGAAATACACTGCCACACCAACAACGAGTCCGATAAGCACCTGTCCCAGAAGCTTATATCTTGCAATAAGACCGTTCGGGAATTTTTTCATAACCTTCAGGTAGTCATCCAGGAATCCTACGCCGCTAAGCCATATGGTTCCGGCCATGACCAGGATAATATACATGCTTTTTATATCGCTCCAAAGCAGCACGGGGACAATTATGGAAAATATAATAATAATTCCGCCCATTGTCGGCGTTCCGGCCTTTGACCAGTGGCTCTTCGGGCCGTCAATTTTTTTAGCCTCTCCGATCTGTTTTTTTCTCAGATAGTTAATGAGCTTCGGTCCCAGATATAGCGACAGAAACAGCGATGAGATGGCTGAAAGTGCAGCCCTGAAGGTTAAATACCTGAAAAGGTCAAATCCCGGGGGATTAAATACTTTATTAATATATTCCAGCAGATAATAAAACATTTCTTTTACTTTCTTCCTTCCAAAATTTTTACAAACTCTTCCATCTTCATTCCGCGTGAACCTTTAACAAGAATTACCGCTTTCCCGAAATCATTATTTTCAAGGAATTTTCCGAGTGAACTTCTGTCCTTAAAGTGCTCTTTTACGATTTTTCCGTTTTTGAGTTCAGCCGAAAGGCTCATCATGAATTCACCGATCGTGTAAACTTCGTTGATTTTGTTTTTCCTGACGGCTTTGGCTAAATCCTTATGAGCCTGAAGTGCCCCGCTGCCAAGTTCAAACATATCTCCCAGGACAACAACTTTTTTTCTGTCCTCAAAACCGTTAATAAATTCAAATGCCGATTTCATTGAAAGCGGATTTGCGTTATAAGTGTCGTCTACGATGATAAGTCCGTCATGAGTTTTTACATTAAGGCGCTTGTCTACGGCCTTAAGCTTTTTGGCACCGCTTTTTATCTGTGCAGGCTTCAGCCCCATCTCAAGTGCTACGGCTGCGGCCGCAAGGAAATTCTTTGCATTGCTCAGGCCATGAACCGGAAGCCCGACTTCAAATTCCTTGCCCTTAAAGTTGATGCCGAGAGTAGTCTTGCCTTCTTTATTGATCCCTTTTACGGTACCCTTGACCTGGGGATTTCCTTCAAAGCCGAATGTAACGGCGTTTTTATACTCTTTAAGCTTCTTCTTTAATATTTTGTCGTCAGTATTAAGGAACAATTTTGCATCGGTACCGCTTAAGGCCTTAAACAAAGAAAGCTTTTCCTCTGCCACGCCTTCTAAGTCGTGCAGAAATTCAAGATGTGACTCCCCGATATTAGTAATCAGTGCGTAGTCAGGCCTTGCAATCTGTGCCGTATAGGCTATTTCACCGAAGTGATTGGTCCCCAGTTCAAGCACCAGGACGTCCTTATCCCCTTTTGCAGAAAGGATTGTAAGTGGAACGCCCAGATGGTTGTTGTTATTTGAAAGCGTTTTGGCAACGGTGGATTTTTCTTCCAGCAGCTGCGAGAGAATCTCCTTGGTTGTGGTTTTGCCGTTGCTGCCCGTAATTCCAACCACCTTAGCTTTCAGCTTATCGCGCCAGATCTTTCCCAGCTCGCCATAAGCTATTGTTGTATCCTTAACGGTTACTAAAGTGACATCTATGTTATCAAAATTTTTCAGCTTGTTTTTATTGATAACGACTGCCGAGGCTCCTTTTTTTACAGCATCTTCAACAAATTTATGCCCGTCCATTTTCCCGCCCTTTATGGCAACAAATATGGAACCTTTCTTAATGGTTCTTGTATCTGTTGAGACAAGTGCAGAAGATGAAAATGAATCGGGGTTATAAATAACCGATCCCGTCAAATTAAACAGATCCTCTAATGTAATCTTTGGCTTACTCATTTCTTAAATACTTCTCAGCAATTTCTATATCTGAAAAATGGCTTCTTACGCCTTTAATTTCCTGATAGGTTTCGTGCCCCTTGCCGGCAACAAGTATAACCGCATTTTCTTCGGATTCTTTTATTGCCGTTTTAATGGCCTCTTCCCTGTTTTCAATTATCTTATAATTATTTTTTTCGATCCCTTTGGTTATTTCAGAGATAATATCCATCGGGTCTTCATGTCTCGGGTTATCGGAGGTAACGATAGCCATATTACTCAGCTCACTGGCAATCCTTCCCATGACTGGGCGTTTTGTACGGTCGCGGTTACCGCCGCATCCGAAAACGGTATAAACAGGGACCATTCCCTTAGTAATGTTATGGATTGCAAGGAGCGCTTTTTCCAGACTGTCAGCCGTGTGGCTGTAGTCAACAATTACTTTTTTATCCTTATAGCTTACAGTTTCAAATCTTCCGGCCACCTGCGGCGTGGTGTCGATTCCTTTTATGCTGATATCAGTACTGATTCCCATAAGGGTTGAGACTGCAAAGGCAGCCGCAGCATTAAATGCGTTAAACTCGCCTACAAGGCGGGTTCTGATGTCAAAATCCTTATTGTTGTAACGGATCTTAAAGGAAGTGCCGTTAAGGTCGTAGCTTACGTCTTTAACCTGGAAGGCCGCGCCTTCTTTAGTGCCGTATGAATAAGCTTTTGCATTTGTTTCCGAGATAATACTTTCTGAACTTGGGTCGTCAGTGTTATAAACAACAAAGGCATCCTCTGTAAGCTCATCGAAGAGTACCTTCTTAGCCTTCAGGTATTCTTCAAATGTATTGTGAAAATCCAGATGATCGGAAGTAATATTTGTAAAAACCGCACCTTTGAAGCTCAGGTTTTTTACCCTGTTTAGGACCAAAGAGTGAGATGATACTTCCATGACTGCATGAGTGCATCCCTCGCCGGCCATTTCGGCAAAGAGCTGGTTTAAGTCGGATGACTCAGGAGTCGTCATTTTTGTATAGATTCTCCTGTCTGCAACATAATTGGCGATAGTACCGATAAGTCCGGTCTTATGGCCGGCGGTCTCAAAAATATTCTTGAGGAAAAATGAAGTTGTTGTCTTGCCTTTGGTTCCGGTAATGCCGATGAGCTGAAGTTTCTTTGTGGGTTCCTTAAAGAAAGCGTTAGAAATCTCAGCCAGGGCAGCCCTGCTGTTTTTTACAAGTATCTTTGTAACGTTGCGGTGAATAAAGACGTCGTTTGGAATGAGGCTGTCATTCTCCAGCACCACCGCAGTAGCACCTTTATTTATAGCATCAAGAATGAATTTATGGCCGTCTGTATTAAATCCTGTAATTGCGACA encodes the following:
- the ftsA gene encoding cell division protein FtsA, translating into MRKNIIAGLDLGTTKVGAIIAEKSENTIDILGFGVAPSEGLNRGLVANIAKTADAIKAAMEVASNRAGIDLRILNVGVAGEHITSLRHRNYVTINSPEREITQEDLNRLDADVRTIRIPSDRQILHIIPEEFSIDHQGGIENPIGMCGSRLEAVNHIVLASIPAIQNIKRSVERAGYTVQDYILQPIASSSSVLEENEKDLGVVLIDIGGGTTDIAVFHKKTIKHTKVIGVAGNQVTNDIREALGIVTEDAEKLKKEYGYATEGSIIKDEDIYIRGVGARGNVKIPVSLLTQIISVRMRELFTLIDNEIRHTGFKNKIKAGIVLTGGGSLLKGCTELAEEVFGLPTRIGVPQDLGKGLSAEIESPEFATLAGLIRGVPGTGSSESAAAAVKMKKSKDKNAVFDIFKKVREFFDEL
- a CDS encoding FtsQ-type POTRA domain-containing protein, whose translation is MKAKSKLTGMLVFAALILGTVYLSVTSEKEIKNNVEKIEIIGNRFLSKQEYFNFARLNKISDYKFLSLPIIKSRLQKHPYVSNAEVKFKDANTVVVSLTERKFEAILLSDTGQFLLTNDFILIPVFPYTKNIDLPVIENALPDGKLRPLTELKNNDTRAAFRIIEAARLLQGDLYQNISEVDLRKGKEIVLRMRGRDFQVILGRGNEASKMVYFSKIWNKLNRVDQPVDSFINYVDLRFDKLIYLGTTNLDTEVKGDKG
- a CDS encoding UDP-N-acetylmuramate--L-alanine ligase produces the protein MFKNIKKVHFVGIGGIGMSGIAEILLNRGFQISGSDRALTDITERLRSLGVEIYEGHSADNLKDVDVLVYSSAVSIDNPEVASAIERKIPIIKRSEMLAECMRMQYGIGIAGTHGKTTTTSMVGLVLTEGGIDPTIIVGGKLSSLGGTNARLGKGEYIVVEADEFDRTFLKLTPTIAALTTLEKEHLDTYKDLDDIKSAFVEFANKVPFYGFVVLCMDEPALQDILPMINKKVFTYGLTSQADIRAIDIKHNEYSSTYNVKYKGKMLGEIRLNIPGVHNIKNSLVAVTIATELGIDFKTIQKSLESFSGVYRRFETKYNEDLLVIDDYAHHPTEVNATLSGVRSGWDRRLVAVFQPHLFTRTRDFASEFGRSFLNSDIFICTDVYPAREKPIEGITGEIIAQAAKKFGHKNVLYVQDKEKIPEVLMNLKKDGDIIVTMGAGDIWKYGEKFIQLLNGNKSPESNESKK
- the murG gene encoding undecaprenyldiphospho-muramoylpentapeptide beta-N-acetylglucosaminyltransferase, which produces MKKTETKYRFLFAGGGTGGHLFPAIAVAEKIKMLKPEAEFLFVGTKAKIEAVVVPKLGYNFKTIWIKGFARRFDLQNVLFPLKFVVSMLQSLWINVGFKPRVAIGSGGYVSGPAVWGASVMGAKVILLEQNSYPGITTRLLEKKATEIHLSFEDSKKYLKDPSKLYVTGNPVRSSLRLEEKSLALGKFNLLEGKKTLLVLGGSLGARSVNEAVAKAIPQLAEKGIQVIWQTGKNYYETYKHLQPPTVWINPFIEDMGAAFSACDLLISRAGATTIAEITMLGIPTIFVPSPNVAANHQYLNAKSLSDRDAAILQADNKASEELAGKVLDVIFDDLRLGQLSANIKMFAKPDAALIVAQNAIKLAESL
- a CDS encoding FtsW/RodA/SpoVE family cell cycle protein, whose amino-acid sequence is MNLKYLSRIFYISILALIIVGSALVLSASSAYSALRFHDNLYRLFSAHIIRVVIAIFALVAFSVIPYELYKEYSKKIIIGAAGLLLLTLFIAPNVKGAGRWINLGLFSFQPSEIAKFMLIVHLAYLIEAKGDELKDYKNGFKYPLVWIIIIAGLIFVQPNVSTSLVVATIAFTLLFVGGAKISHIISTVGLAGIAAGCFMMMFHHSRQRILTFVSSMGSGSEINIQVAQGKIALGSGGLLGLGLGQSRQSDLFLPEAYGDFIFSILGEELGFIGVVFILLVYLVIFFAGIIIAKNAKDKFGQLLAFGISFTIIISAFINAAVVTGIFPTTGIPLPFISYGGTSIIFMCGAAGVIVNIAVRSHKAKTAKAAVSK
- the murD gene encoding UDP-N-acetylmuramoyl-L-alanine--D-glutamate ligase, translating into MNVTGKKISIIGAVRSGLGAARLIKTLGGLAFVSDSAPKEKIQKNLEILDSENIPYEFGGHTERVFDCEFMITSPGVPSNSEILQAARQKGIKVISEVEFASNFCKGKIISITGTNGKTTTTSLCAHVLNECGLKTHLAGNIGIAFSEVVLNVKEDECVALETSSFQLDHVDTFKPYVSTILNITPDHLDRYDHNLQNYINSKLNVFKNQDDGDFLILNADDERTPEDISNTKVNRFYFSLKKEISNGATLEDSKMVFRRNGNVEFSCKVEEFSLVGEHNYANAMAVIIIAKIFNLDNDKIKSALGNFPGVEHRLEFVRELDGVKYINDSKATNVDSVWYALRSFEEPIFLILGGKDKGNDYNQIKDLVVKKVKKIYAIGSSADKVFNFFHSLVKVEVKKSLEECVSTASSEARENDVVLLSPACASFDMFNDYEHRGRVFKEAVNKL
- a CDS encoding phospho-N-acetylmuramoyl-pentapeptide-transferase, which translates into the protein MFYYLLEYINKVFNPPGFDLFRYLTFRAALSAISSLFLSLYLGPKLINYLRKKQIGEAKKIDGPKSHWSKAGTPTMGGIIIIFSIIVPVLLWSDIKSMYIILVMAGTIWLSGVGFLDDYLKVMKKFPNGLIARYKLLGQVLIGLVVGVAVYFLPEFRDVNSITTLPFFKDTNFDFSYFYIPVVVFIIAATSNAVNLTDGLDGLAIGNIMIVMIALAILSYVSGNIIYADYLNILYLPGSGELIVFVAAVLGASLGFLWFNFYPAQIFMGDTGSLALGGAFGIIMILIKKELLIPILGGVFFLETVSVIIQRVYFKYTKKRYGEGRRIFKMAPVHHHFEMEGWPEPKIVVRFYILTIILTIFSLTTFKIR
- the murF gene encoding UDP-N-acetylmuramoyl-tripeptide--D-alanyl-D-alanine ligase, yielding MSKPKITLEDLFNLTGSVIYNPDSFSSSALVSTDTRTIKKGSIFVAIKGGKMDGHKFVEDAVKKGASAVVINKNKLKNFDNIDVTLVTVKDTTIAYGELGKIWRDKLKAKVVGITGSNGKTTTKEILSQLLEEKSTVAKTLSNNNNHLGVPLTILSAKGDKDVLVLELGTNHFGEIAYTAQIARPDYALITNIGESHLEFLHDLEGVAEEKLSLFKALSGTDAKLFLNTDDKILKKKLKEYKNAVTFGFEGNPQVKGTVKGINKEGKTTLGINFKGKEFEVGLPVHGLSNAKNFLAAAAVALEMGLKPAQIKSGAKKLKAVDKRLNVKTHDGLIIVDDTYNANPLSMKSAFEFINGFEDRKKVVVLGDMFELGSGALQAHKDLAKAVRKNKINEVYTIGEFMMSLSAELKNGKIVKEHFKDRSSLGKFLENNDFGKAVILVKGSRGMKMEEFVKILEGRK
- a CDS encoding UDP-N-acetylmuramoyl-L-alanyl-D-glutamate--2,6-diaminopimelate ligase yields the protein MELTKLVNSIRVIQLAGEVERKDIEAISYDSRTVKKNTLFVAITGFNTDGHKFILDAINKGATAVVLENDSLIPNDVFIHRNVTKILVKNSRAALAEISNAFFKEPTKKLQLIGITGTKGKTTTSFFLKNIFETAGHKTGLIGTIANYVADRRIYTKMTTPESSDLNQLFAEMAGEGCTHAVMEVSSHSLVLNRVKNLSFKGAVFTNITSDHLDFHNTFEEYLKAKKVLFDELTEDAFVVYNTDDPSSESIISETNAKAYSYGTKEGAAFQVKDVSYDLNGTSFKIRYNNKDFDIRTRLVGEFNAFNAAAAFAVSTLMGISTDISIKGIDTTPQVAGRFETVSYKDKKVIVDYSHTADSLEKALLAIHNITKGMVPVYTVFGCGGNRDRTKRPVMGRIASELSNMAIVTSDNPRHEDPMDIISEITKGIEKNNYKIIENREEAIKTAIKESEENAVILVAGKGHETYQEIKGVRSHFSDIEIAEKYLRNE